The genome window GTTACGAGGAaagcaagagagaaagagagagatgatatgggagaagaaTGGTGGGAAGGTTTTAAAGTGGAACAACTGAGGTACAACTCTAGATGGTTCCATGAATTTGTTGGATCCTCGAAAGTTCTTCAGTGTTGCGATGGAGTTGGCTTGGGAAGGGGATTTGGGATTGACTCGTCATGGTTTGACCAGCTGTGGGCCATGACAAAGGGTTGGGCCCGCGTGGGCCTTCTAGAAGGGCTTATCTGATAACTGTGCCCACTAAAATCCttagatattattttttaaaaaaattgtatatatataggttattaaaaaaaattcatattttaagtatttctcaaaaggaatatcctcttttatttttttttttcaaataatatttttaatttaaaaatatatatataaaaatttctTGTTTTTtcgtaatatttataatattttattgatgtacTGAAGACATTATAAATActattgaaaaaaattataagtgaCATCATATCATATCTTTCTAGATGTCattgtttatttattattttaatattatatattttttatttttgttgtttttatagtcaaaatattattatagactaaaatattataataaaaaagggacaatttagatattttaaaattagcagtattattttttttataaaaaaatataggatatgtattaaaatttattatatatatatatcgcttcAAAGTATTTAACCTTATAAATCTAAGTTTTAACATATGCTGTTGAAATAACCAAAAAGACAGACACTAACAGTGAGGATGATGTCTCAAGGGACATGTGCATAAAGATTTGCATGAGCAAATATGTTGTATTCAAACATTGCAAGGATAGGTTTGtcgatttctttttctttagtttagaataagttttaatctaatttttttattaatattgcaTAACGAGAGCTTTTCTTGTTTGCCACGCAAAACGGCGACGGCGTGGACTCGAGTGAGGTTTCAGGTCAGCACACGCAGCTTTTTTGTGTCAAACTTCCACCTGGTTTTCTTGGTAGCCGCCGCCTCCGCCAAGTGTTTGACGAAAGACAAATCCTTGGAGCGTTTATAAGATCGATCGTCATTAATAGCAGCCACCAAATTGAAATTGACCAACGAGAGAGCTCGAGAGCTCAGTTCAAACTTGAATTACATTGGCCAACCTATATTCGTTACGTCTTCCCCAAGACAAACTGAGGCAACATTTTTCAGCAATGACATGTTGATTACATCTGAAGTGAATGTGAGGTGAGGATGATAAAATCTCAAAGAAGGACCTCGatcttgactttggaattggaagTCTCTCAAAATATATCGGACAGTCCCTTTTCACCCTCAATGTTGACTTTGATTTTGGTGCCGAttattattgataattatataagAAGAAAAGAATGGACTTTCGCAGTTTATTATTGGATCGTAAGCATTTTCGTTTTCATCATTTattcttcaaatattttttttatagagcTTCCGCATATACTAGTACTGATTAATTTTGATTAAAGCCAAGACAGTGGTAATTAAGGACTTAATTTTGAGACCTCGACTCGCGGGAGAGGATTCGTCGGATGATCTTAACCGTCCAGCTTCGTGTCGCCCCGAGAAAAGTCGTCGCAACACGAATCTACAAGCTCACTGGAGGGACAAGGAAAGCAGGCAGCTGCGGCGGCGATGACGGTCGGCGGATCTCCGGCCCGGTTCAAGAGAACCGCGCGGAGAAACCGAAGGAATGGGGACAGCATCCCGAGGCCTCCGCCTGCCGCGCCGGAGGAGGCGGCGGGATGTTCGGTGGACGGACTTCGTCTCCCCTCGGAGCCGGCTGCGATCTTGCCCAAGGATTTTTTCCTGGTTGATTCCCTCGAACTCGCTCCTCGCTTGCTGGGCAAGTTCCTTCGACGCGATGAAGTCGTTCTCCAGATCAccgaggtctctctctctctctctctcgtaggtGAAATTAGGTTTTGAATGCTTCGACTGTTGCAGGTCGAGGCTTATAGACCGAATGATTCGGCATGCCATGGTCGATTCGGCATCACTTCACGAACGGCGCCAGTAGTAAGTGCCGATCTGTTCCctaatttctttcttctctctttcgTTTTTACCATTTGACCAGGGTGATTTCATTCTTAGATAGGATAATCGAGTCGCATCTGCTAGATTTAAGCCATGTAATCTAGTAAAAGatagatatatttttttgattCCAAGTTTAGATTTTGATCAAAGTATTGAGTTCTTTTGTGATAGTTTGGACCAGGAGGGCATGCATATGTGTATCTTTGCTATGGACTCCATACAATGCTCAATGTTGTAGCAGATAAAGAGGGAGTTGGTGCAGCCGTCTTGATACGCTCTTGTGCGCCCATTAGTGGTATATCTTGTTTTATTTGCTTTATGCATGCTCAAGTTAGCTTAAAATTGTATATAATACTTGGAAATTCTTTGTAGCGCATTCTGTCTCATGATCATCTTATTTAAAACAATCATAAAATTTTCTCCATACATCTCTGTGTGTCAAGATTTGTGAGCTCACTAATGATAATTCAATTTGTATGCTTTGAGGCCTTAATTGAAATGGTACCGATGTTGATCATGTTTCAGCTTAACAACATGTACTCCGGTGCACAGAGCATCGACCGCAGTTTGGTTGATAAACCGCTTTTGGTGTATAACCTCAGCATAATTGGCAGGGTTCCACTTCTTTCAAGATTCATCACATGCTCCGGTGGATATGGATTAACTTTCTCAAGGCTACATTAACTTCTCTTtgcaatttaaaaccaaaagcacaATTAGTTCCTCATTCTATTGCTCCACATTGCTGCAGTCctttaatatttgaaattatgcCACCATTTTTATTGGATATGGAAATTATGTCGTGAGCTGACATATTTAGTCTATCATCCAACTCATTTTCGTTACTGTGGAAAAGATAATAAGAAACTTACATCTATATCTTTTGTGTGGCAAAAGGAGGCTGAGATGCACATATGTTTTTGTGAAATTAATGGACTTGAGAATGTAGGTTCTCAAGGAACCGGATGGTTCTGTAAATGTATATCTCTGTTTTGTCTCCTtgcataaaagattattttagatGCTTCTGTGACTTATAACCATTAGGCGAAATAAATCTTCCATGAGAAAC of Musa acuminata AAA Group cultivar baxijiao chromosome BXJ1-7, Cavendish_Baxijiao_AAA, whole genome shotgun sequence contains these proteins:
- the LOC103992180 gene encoding DNA-3-methyladenine glycosylase, with the protein product MTVGGSPARFKRTARRNRRNGDSIPRPPPAAPEEAAGCSVDGLRLPSEPAAILPKDFFLVDSLELAPRLLGKFLRRDEVVLQITEVEAYRPNDSACHGRFGITSRTAPVFGPGGHAYVYLCYGLHTMLNVVADKEGVGAAVLIRSCAPISGLGTIEERRGRKAEKPVLLTGPGKVGQALGITTAWSNHPLYTRGGLEVLDGPAPEKILVGPRVGIQYALPEHITAPWRFAIAGTPWISAPKNTLHPP